The nucleotide sequence GGACACACCCGTTCCCATTCCGAACACGGAAGTTAAGCTTCAAACCGCCGACAATACTTGAGTGGAGACGCTCTGGGAAAATAGGTAGTCGCCAGATTTATATAAATGATTCTATGGAGGGTATTCATAGGATCTTTTTTTGTTATATAGGCAAAAAAATAAAGGAATATATAGACCCGTTCACGGGTGAGCCAGTAAAAAGAGGCAAATAAAAAGAGCTTTAACCCTAGCCAGTGAAATTAGTGAGGAAGGCAGACTGTTCAGTGGCTCTTTAGAGGCAGTAGGTAGCTGCAGAACAAACCACCGGCTAAGCCGGTGCTGATGATTAAAACTCAAGAATAAATTACAAGTTTGTATAAAAATCCTTGATATACATGGATTTTAGCCAAAAAAAGAGCACGCTAACGCAAACGTTGACTTTAAGTCGAAAAAATTTTTTCAGAGTAAATGCAACATTTTAGGTATAAAAAGTATTTTTTCCCTTAGATAATTTTACACATTCTAAGGTTTGATATATGATGTGGTAAGTATGTCACAAATCGTCAAATAGAATATTTTGAAAAAATTATACTTTTTTTTACATTTTAGAAGCATTAATGACACAAATTTGAGATTTTTTTCCTAATTTATTAAAAAAATATATATTTTTCTATTGACTACTGGGTTTTTATGGTATATAATACTTTCTATAGTAAATGACATCAGAAGATTACTAAGGAGGGAAATATTATGACGAGAGAGATGTTTTTTATGCAAGAGGTTGCCGTTAATGAGGCAGGAGTGAAAGGTAATCAAAGCTTTAACCTGGAATACTACCTTATAAACAATGGTGACAATACGTATGGAATTGAGATATTGAAAATAGATAATAATACTGCTCATTCCGAAAAATCAATTATTAATATTGCAACGGTAAAGGAAAATGCAATAGAGCTTTTAAGTAAGCTGGCGAAAAACAAGGTTACTCCTTTAACGTTGGGATATATAGGGGAGGACTTCCTTAAATAATTGGTGTGATTTTTTGGTGTCATTCTATTAATAATTTTCTCAAATACATTTTTATATACACGACTACAGCAATTTTATAGGCTGTAGTCGTTATCAATGTGCGGAGAAATTAAATTTTTATTGTACTAAATACAGTTAATGTGATAAAATCAGCCTAAGTTAAAAGATATTTTAACTTAAAGAGGAGAGATTTTTGATAAGGAAGGTGTAGAAGTATGGTTATTCAAAAGAAAAATTGGGAAACTAAACAAATTGATGAGGAGAAGGTTCAGGAGATAAAAAATAAGGTTGATATACCATATTTTTTGGCAAAAGTATTATCTACAATGGATATGAAAATAGATGAAATTCCAGATTTTCTGAATCCTAATTTTGAGAAGTATAAGAGTAAAGATCCTTTTTTATTGAGTGGTATGAAGGAGAGTGTTGAAAGAATACTATATGCAATTGATAAAAAAGAGAAGATAGTTGTATTTGGTGACTCTGATGCGGATGGATTAACTGGCACAGCTATATTGTACGATTTTTTGACGAAGATAGCTGATAAAACTAAAATTGATTATTATATTATAGATAGAGAAAATGAAGGGTATGGATTGTCAGATAGGGCTGTTAACAGGGTATTAAAGAAAAAGCCTAACCTTATAATTACAGTTGATTGTGGTACAACAGATGTAGAGGCAGTATAAAAAATAAAGAGGCAAGGGATAGGCGTTATAATAACAGATCATCACGTGTGTGGTCAAAAATTACCAGAGGCGGACGGTGTAATTAATCCAAAGAGAGATAATGAAGATTTTTTTAGAGAACTAGCTGGGGTTGGCGTTGTGTTTGAGTTGATTATTGCATTGTGTAATAAAAAGAAACTTAAAGAAGAATATTACTTAAAGTATACAGGTAGGGTGGCAATAGGAACACTAGCGGATAAAGTAAAATTGACAGAAGGAAACCGAGCAATAGTAAAATATGGAATGAGACGTATGATAAATAAACCTAGCTTAGGGATCAAAAATTTAATAAAAAGAAGTCTATGTAATGATAAAAACAGTATTTTATCTGAAGATATTATATTTGAATTAGCACCAAGGTTAAATGCAGGCGGTAATATGTGGAAAAATGCAAGAAAATGTATAGAGTTATTAAGTCTTGATTTTGATGATACAGGGAAAAATGAATATAAAGCAAATGAAATAATAGATATTTTAGAACAGGAGAATGACAAGCGCAAAGAAATATCCTTTGATAAATCAAAACAAGGCGAAGATGTATCAGATGCATTAGAAAAAATAGAAAGCCTAAATTTAAATGAGGATGAAGTTATATTTGTAGGAGGATATAAGTGGGATAAAAAAAATCTAGCGTTAATTGCTAGTGAAGTTGGGATGTTGAGTAACAAAATAGTAATAGCTTATGCAAATAAGTATGGAGAAGTTAGGGTAGCAGCTAAAAATAATGGAAAATGTGATTTGTTTAATATTATAGAAGAATTGAGAGATAGGGGTTTGGTGAAAAGTTTTGGTGGATATAATAAAGAGTCATTTGGTCTTAGTGTAGAGTGGGAAAAATTTAAAGAGTTTAAAAATAATTTACTAAAAATTGTCGAAGAAAATATAAAGACTTTAGATGCGATCGATAATAATAAATCAGATCATATGAATAAGTTTAAGAATGAGGCTATTGAGATTAGGCCAGAGGAAATAACATTAGATAATGTTATAGCATTAGAAGGCATGGAGCCATTTGGTAATGCTAATCCAAAGCCATTGTTTTTATGTCGCCGAATGAAAGTAAAAGAATTAGAAGAAAAAGGAGAAGGCAAACATTTGTCCTTAAAATTGGTAGGTGAGAATGATGATAATAATAGTGAAGGAATAGATGCAATAAAATTTAATTGTGGATATAGGGAATATGGGATAAGAAAAGGTGATACTATGGATTTTGTATTTGAAATGGGTAAATATAATAACAAAGTTCAAATGAGGATAAAAGATATAAATTATCGAAAAAGACTATATGAACAAGAATTGGAAGGAGATAAAAAAAGATTTAAAAGTAGTCCAGAAGTGGTATTAAAAAATATTTAAACGATAATATGGATTTATTCTTTACATGAGGTATTAAAATAGGAGGAGTATTTGTATGAAGCATTATGATAAAGAAAAAGAAAGAGCCCAAAATAGGAAAACGATAATTAATTTGGGGATCATTACAGTTTTTTCTATAGTATGTTATATTGGTATTATTTTATTGGCAAAATGCACATTAAGGAAAGAATTAATTCTAGGGGTTGTTGAATCGGTAGTGACTATTTTGTTTTTTCTGGAAATATTCTATATATTTAAAGTTGAAAATAGTACAGGGTACTACGAGTGTAGAGAATGTCATAATAGATTCGTACCAACCTATTTTACAGCTATAGTAGCGCCTCATACAATTACAAAGAGATTTTTGAGATGCCCTAAATGTAACAAAAAAACTTGGGCTAAAAAAGTAATGACTAAAGAATAAAATTCATTATATCTATAAATAAAAAATAAATAATACAAAACACGACTAAGGTGGATTTAATCCACCTTAGTCGTATGTATTAACAGGTACGTTTGAAAAGTTTTTAGCATATCATCAGAAAACTACATCAAAGGAGTGCAATAACACTTTTTATGATGATACTTATTACACTTGATATTATATACCATAAAATTCCATAAGTCAATAGAAAATATGGTTTTTTTTATTAAATATGTTAAAAAATATCAAAAATATACCATAGACAATCCTTAGATGTCAATAAAATACAAATAATAAGACACCTTGTGTCATATGACAAAGAGAGGTGTCTTATAGGATATTATACAATAAAAGCTATATTTGAAGGATCTAAAGCGCCTAAATCAAGACTTATAAATATGTAACCTGCTAGATCATAATATCTGAAGGTTAATAATGTTTTATCGTTTTCAGATGATATCCATGCATGAACCTCACTATTTTGAGAGTTTTCAATATTATCTGCAATAGATTTTAATAGCTGAGTATCTTCTACAGGAGTTTCATAGAATGACTCTGTTAGAGATTTCAACTTTTTTAATCCTTGTAATAACACTACATCATTGTTTTTATAAGCTTCAACAAAAATATCATGAATATTTTTATTGAAAATTTCAGAAATTTTTACTTCTGCACCTGTAGATTTATAAAACATTTTTCCTTCTAGAATTTGGTTTGAAAAAGAGCCTCCATGAGGTGTTGTGTATGTAACGGATAATATGTTTTTAGTATTGGCAACAATGTTGCAATCACTGTATGTAGTATAAATTGAGTCTTGAGATTGGAGTTCTTTTAATTCGTTTTGTATTTCATTTAGTGGGAAACTATCAAAATAATTTTTGCAGAAGGCGTTTACAACATTTATTCCTTCTTGATTATCTGGATTATCTACAACTGATGCACATACTTCTGCAACACCTACTACGAATCCAGCTGGATTTTCTTTATAAACAGTTTTTCTTATAAAATTTACTCCATCTGTTGTTTTGTATCTTGGCAATATTGTAAAGGTATCATTGGTATCTGTATAGGTAGTATCATGTAATCCCACTTCTATTACTGCAGGAATAACATAAGTCCTGTTATTTACAATTTTAGGTGGGAAGTACACTTTTTTAAGTTCATTATTAACACTAATTGTATTATCATCTATGGTAAGAACTACTTCGTCTGATCCTCTTTCTATCTTTACTTGACGAGTTTTTTCATTCCAAGAAATGTTATAACCTAATTTTTCGCAAATACTTCTCAATGGAAGCATTCGTTTTCCATTTATAGAGAATGGAGGATTCTCCAAATCTAAGGTTTCTCCATTTACGATTAATTTCTCATATGTATTATATTCGATTTGTGGAACGCTATTGGCCGCAAATGTTATCCCACTGAAACAAAAAAATATACCCAGTGTGAAAGCTAAAGTTTTGATAAATTTCATAAAATCAACTCCTTCAATATATTGTGGTGCATCTAAATGAATACACTTATACTTTAATATCGAGAATTAAAGGAAAAATATTTATGAACATTTTTAGGGTTAATATTAATTTGAGAATTAAAAAGGGGATGTGTTAGAATAACTGCTGGGGATAAGTAAACTAGCGCGAGGAAGATATAAAATAGGAGTAAAAAAGGTTAATAATATTAAAGGAATTTAGAATAGAAGATGTATAAGGGCAATTGGTGTAGTGATGAACGTGTGAAAAGATATTGTAAAGACAATAGATCCGATGAGAAGGCTATCTTTGGGAAAAAGCTCAATATAGATGGACTATAACATTAAAAAATGTAGATAAACCTATAGGATGTATTGATGATTATACATAAGGGTATTAAAAAAAATTACAAAGCGATCAATATAAAGCTACAAGCTAGTTTTAAAGATATGATCCATAGTGCACCCTCTTGACAAAACTTTATTATACGTGTATACTTAAAATCTACTTGGGATTAGGTAGATAAAAATTTCATAATTATGATAATGGCTAGGCGTTAGTTTAAGCGCCCATAGCTTAATTGGATAGAGCGTCTGACTACGGATCAGAAGGTTGTGGGTTCAAGTCCTACTGGGCGTGCCATGGTGATATATATTGATGTATTATAAGATATGTTAATATATATTTTTTTTTGCCGATACCACTGGTGGGGATAGGTCTAAGTTATTCACATTATCCACAAAAAATATGCACAATTAACAATTATGGTGTGGAAAAAAATTATGTAAAGGAATAAAAGAAATGAATTTTGGGGATAATAATGTATTAAGACTTTT is from Clostridiales bacterium and encodes:
- a CDS encoding copper amine oxidase N-terminal domain-containing protein, yielding MKFIKTLAFTLGIFFCFSGITFAANSVPQIEYNTYEKLIVNGETLDLENPPFSINGKRMLPLRSICEKLGYNISWNEKTRQVKIERGSDEVVLTIDDNTISVNNELKKVYFPPKIVNNRTYVIPAVIEVGLHDTTYTDTNDTFTILPRYKTTDGVNFIRKTVYKENPAGFVVGVAEVCASVVDNPDNQEGINVVNAFCKNYFDSFPLNEIQNELKELQSQDSIYTTYSDCNIVANTKNILSVTYTTPHGGSFSNQILEGKMFYKSTGAEVKISEIFNKNIHDIFVEAYKNNDVVLLQGLKKLKSLTESFYETPVEDTQLLKSIADNIENSQNSEVHAWISSENDKTLLTFRYYDLAGYIFISLDLGALDPSNIAFIV